One genomic segment of Chromatiaceae bacterium includes these proteins:
- a CDS encoding HAD-IIA family hydrolase: MATARRFKAVLLDMDGVLFHGDRVLPGAARFLHAIAALPHCFVTNNPIRTPQQISDHFAALGLPRPRPERILTSALATAAWLSLEKPGFRYYPVGAPGLDEALRAVGSYDAEAADFVVVGEGPGLDFHTLTTGINLILKRGARLVSTNPDHNVDADRDGRHQVLPGGGALVAPFAVATGVEPVVVGKPHPLLYRMAVDRLALAAGDCVMVGDRPDTDIAGAQALGMATALVRSGRFGPGAGLPAGIRPDWDTDSLTELAEEWRSLGF; this comes from the coding sequence ATGGCAACGGCGAGGCGTTTCAAGGCGGTGTTGCTCGATATGGACGGCGTGCTGTTTCACGGTGACCGCGTGTTGCCGGGGGCTGCGCGTTTCCTGCACGCCATCGCCGCGTTGCCGCATTGTTTCGTCACCAACAACCCGATTCGGACGCCGCAGCAGATCAGCGACCATTTCGCCGCGCTGGGGCTGCCGCGACCGCGCCCGGAACGGATCCTGACCAGCGCCCTGGCGACTGCCGCGTGGTTGTCGTTGGAGAAGCCGGGCTTTCGCTATTACCCGGTCGGTGCCCCCGGCCTGGATGAGGCGCTGCGGGCCGTCGGTTCGTACGACGCCGAAGCGGCGGATTTCGTCGTCGTCGGCGAGGGCCCCGGCCTGGACTTTCACACGCTGACCACCGGCATCAACCTGATTCTCAAACGCGGTGCCCGCCTGGTGAGCACCAATCCCGATCACAACGTCGACGCCGACCGCGACGGCAGGCACCAGGTACTACCGGGCGGTGGGGCCCTGGTCGCGCCGTTCGCGGTGGCGACCGGCGTAGAGCCGGTGGTTGTCGGCAAGCCGCATCCGCTGTTGTACCGCATGGCGGTCGACCGACTCGCGCTTGCGGCGGGCGACTGCGTGATGGTCGGGGACCGGCCCGATACCGATATCGCCGGTGCGCAGGCGCTGGGCATGGCAACGGCGCTGGTGCGCAGCGGGCGGTTCGGGCCTGGCGCCGGCCTGCCCGCCGGGATCCGGCCGGATTGGGATACAGACTCGCTGACGGAGCTGGCGGAAGAATGGCGCAGCCTGGGGTTCTGA
- a CDS encoding DUF808 domain-containing protein: MAASSLLALIDDIATVLDDISLMTKVAAKKTAGVLGDDLALNAQQVAGVRADRELPVVWAVAAGSLRNKAILVPAALAISAVIPWAITPLLMLGGAFLCFEGFEKLAHRLLHSRAEDAQTESQLTEALGDPRVDMRDIERDKIRGAIRTDFILSAEIIVITLGTVADAGFATQVAVLIGIALLMTAGVYGLVAGIVKLDDAGLWLSRFAGEGGGARLARWSGRRILAAAPRLMKLLSVAGTAAMFLVGGGILVHGLPWLHELIHGATDGVQAIPALGAVLAGVTPMLLNAVIGIVAGGLVLATVSAGRWVWRSFGAG, from the coding sequence ATGGCGGCATCCAGCCTGTTGGCATTGATCGACGACATCGCGACGGTGCTCGACGATATCTCGTTGATGACCAAGGTCGCGGCGAAAAAGACCGCCGGCGTACTGGGCGATGACCTGGCATTGAATGCACAGCAGGTGGCGGGCGTCCGAGCGGATCGTGAGCTGCCGGTGGTCTGGGCGGTCGCCGCCGGTTCGCTGCGCAACAAAGCGATCCTGGTGCCAGCGGCGTTGGCGATCAGCGCGGTGATTCCCTGGGCGATCACTCCCTTGTTGATGCTCGGCGGGGCCTTCTTGTGTTTCGAGGGGTTCGAGAAGCTGGCGCATCGGCTCCTGCATTCACGGGCAGAAGATGCGCAGACCGAATCGCAGCTGACGGAGGCCCTCGGCGATCCCAGGGTCGACATGCGGGACATCGAGCGCGACAAGATCCGCGGTGCGATCCGCACCGATTTCATCCTTTCGGCGGAGATCATCGTGATCACGCTGGGGACTGTCGCCGATGCCGGTTTTGCGACGCAGGTTGCGGTGTTGATCGGCATTGCGTTGTTGATGACGGCTGGCGTCTACGGCCTGGTGGCCGGCATCGTCAAGCTCGATGATGCCGGCTTGTGGTTGAGTCGCTTTGCGGGGGAGGGGGGCGGCGCGCGCCTCGCGCGCTGGTCCGGGCGGCGCATTCTCGCGGCGGCGCCCCGGTTGATGAAGCTGCTGTCGGTTGCCGGCACCGCGGCGATGTTCCTGGTCGGCGGTGGGATACTGGTACACGGCCTGCCATGGCTGCATGAACTGATCCACGGCGCCACCGATGGTGTGCAGGCGATCCCGGCGCTCGGCGCCGTCCTTGCCGGTGTCACGCCAATGTTGCTGAATGCCGTGATCGGGATCGTCGCGGGCGGGTTGGTGTTGGCGACCGTCTCCGCCGGTCGCTGGGTCTGGCGGTCGTTCGGCGCAGGTTGA
- a CDS encoding Re/Si-specific NAD(P)(+) transhydrogenase subunit alpha, translating to MKIGIPKEIVDGERRVAATPDVVAKLTKNGLAVWLEHGAGEAADFEDAAYEAVGGQFTDAAGALGCDIVAKVRKPTPAEVEQLREGAVLIGLAESCGDDPVIAALQTRGVTMLAMERIPRISRAQSMDALSSQSNIAGYRAVIEAASHFGRFMPLMMTSAGSAKPARVVVLGAGVAGLQAIATARRLGADVHAYDVRPETREQIQSLGAKPIDLDIGEEGSGEGGYAKELSDEAKARQQALLADELAKAHVIITTALIPCRPAPVLVTEDVVKRMRPGSVIVDLAASTGGNCPLTEADKVVVKHRVVLVGHTNYPAMMPSDASAFYARNIANLLDIMLERSADGVVLKDLDADEITRASQLRPST from the coding sequence ATGAAAATCGGTATTCCGAAAGAAATAGTCGATGGTGAGCGGCGCGTTGCGGCCACGCCGGACGTGGTTGCCAAGCTCACCAAGAACGGCCTGGCTGTGTGGCTGGAGCACGGAGCCGGTGAGGCGGCGGACTTCGAGGATGCGGCTTACGAGGCGGTCGGCGGACAGTTCACCGACGCGGCCGGCGCGCTCGGATGTGACATTGTCGCCAAGGTGCGCAAGCCCACGCCGGCCGAGGTGGAGCAACTGCGCGAAGGTGCGGTGTTGATCGGCCTGGCCGAATCCTGTGGCGACGACCCGGTGATCGCCGCGCTACAGACCCGTGGGGTGACGATGCTGGCGATGGAGCGGATTCCGCGGATATCGCGCGCGCAGTCCATGGACGCCCTGTCGTCGCAGAGCAATATCGCCGGTTATCGGGCGGTGATCGAAGCGGCCAGCCATTTCGGTCGCTTCATGCCGCTGATGATGACGTCGGCCGGCTCCGCGAAGCCCGCCCGTGTCGTGGTGCTCGGCGCCGGGGTGGCCGGCCTGCAGGCGATCGCGACCGCACGGCGCCTGGGGGCCGACGTACACGCCTATGACGTGCGTCCGGAGACGCGCGAGCAGATCCAGTCGCTCGGAGCCAAACCGATCGACCTGGATATCGGTGAGGAGGGCTCGGGCGAGGGGGGCTATGCCAAGGAACTCTCCGATGAGGCCAAGGCCCGCCAGCAGGCACTGCTCGCCGATGAACTGGCGAAGGCGCATGTCATCATCACGACCGCGTTGATCCCGTGCCGACCGGCGCCGGTGCTGGTCACGGAGGACGTCGTCAAGCGCATGCGCCCGGGTTCGGTGATCGTGGATCTGGCCGCATCGACCGGAGGCAACTGCCCGCTGACCGAAGCCGACAAGGTCGTGGTCAAGCATCGCGTGGTATTGGTCGGCCACACCAACTATCCGGCGATGATGCCGTCCGATGCGAGCGCGTTCTACGCACGCAATATTGCGAACCTGCTCGACATCATGCTCGAGCGCTCGGCGGACGGGGTCGTGTTGAAGGACCTGGACGCCGACGAGATAACACGCGCATCCCAACTGCGCCCGTCGACCTGA